A genomic window from Streptomyces mirabilis includes:
- the glgX gene encoding glycogen debranching protein GlgX, translated as MQVWPGEAYPLGATYDGAGTNFAVFSEAADRIELCLLQDDGSETAVELRESDAFVRHAYLPGIMPGQRYGFRVHGRYAPERGQRVNSAKLLLDPYARAISGSIKWGEEVYSYPFGAPDKRNDLDSAPHTMTSVVVNPYFDWGDDRRPRTEYHHTVIYEAHVKGLTMQHPALPEELRGTYAALAHPAIIEHLTELGVTALELMPVHQFVNDHRLVEMGLNNYWGYNTIGFFAPHNTYASWGDRGQQVLEFKSAVRALHEAGIEVILDVVYNHTAEGNHLGPTLSFRGLDNASYYRLADDPRYYMDTTGTGNSLLMRSPHVLQLIMDSLRYWVTEMHVDGFRFDLAATLARQFHEVDRLSSFFDLVQQDPVVSQVKLIAEPWDVGEGGYQVGNFPPLWTEWNGKYRDTVRDLWRGEPRTLAEFASRLTGSSDLYQDDGRRPLASINFVTCHDGFTLNDLVSYNNKHNEANGEDNRDGESHNRSWNCGAEGDTDDAAVLALRARQKRNFIATLMLSQGVPMLSHGDEFARTQNGNNNAYCQDSELAWVPWPDNDGELLDFTRAMVWLRRDHPVFRRRRFFHGRPVQGTHDELSDIAWFTPAGTEMTQRDWGSTQAQALSVFLNGNAISEPGPRGEHIADDSFLLMFNASPKPLEFVVPVNHGRQWQVVVDTALPDGVAAGTGAKVQAGDRLTLLDRSLTVLQRPA; from the coding sequence ATGCAGGTCTGGCCTGGAGAGGCATATCCACTCGGTGCCACGTACGACGGCGCCGGTACCAATTTCGCGGTCTTCTCGGAGGCCGCCGACCGGATCGAGCTGTGTCTGCTGCAGGACGACGGCTCGGAGACGGCGGTCGAACTGCGCGAGAGCGACGCGTTCGTGCGGCACGCGTATCTGCCGGGGATCATGCCCGGGCAGCGGTACGGGTTCCGGGTGCACGGACGGTACGCGCCCGAACGCGGACAGCGCGTCAACTCCGCGAAGCTGCTGCTGGATCCGTACGCGCGTGCGATCAGTGGCTCGATCAAATGGGGCGAGGAGGTGTACAGCTATCCGTTCGGGGCGCCCGACAAGCGCAACGACCTGGACTCGGCGCCGCACACCATGACCTCGGTCGTGGTCAACCCCTACTTCGACTGGGGCGACGACCGGCGCCCGCGCACCGAGTACCACCACACGGTGATCTACGAGGCCCATGTGAAGGGCCTGACGATGCAGCATCCGGCGCTGCCCGAGGAACTGCGCGGCACCTACGCGGCGCTCGCCCACCCGGCGATCATCGAACACCTGACGGAGCTCGGTGTCACGGCGCTGGAGCTGATGCCCGTACACCAGTTCGTGAACGACCACCGACTGGTGGAGATGGGCCTCAACAACTACTGGGGCTACAACACGATCGGCTTCTTCGCCCCGCACAACACCTACGCGTCCTGGGGCGACCGCGGCCAGCAGGTCCTGGAGTTCAAGTCCGCGGTCCGGGCGCTGCACGAGGCCGGGATCGAGGTCATCCTGGACGTGGTCTACAACCACACCGCCGAGGGCAACCATCTGGGCCCGACCCTGTCCTTCAGGGGCCTCGACAACGCCTCGTACTACCGCCTCGCGGACGATCCCCGCTACTACATGGACACCACGGGGACCGGCAACTCGCTCCTCATGCGCTCCCCGCACGTGCTCCAGCTGATCATGGACTCGCTGCGCTACTGGGTCACCGAGATGCACGTCGACGGCTTCCGCTTCGACCTCGCGGCCACGCTGGCCCGCCAGTTCCACGAGGTGGACCGGCTGTCGTCGTTCTTCGATCTGGTCCAGCAGGATCCGGTGGTCTCCCAGGTGAAGCTGATCGCCGAGCCCTGGGACGTCGGCGAGGGCGGCTACCAGGTGGGCAACTTCCCGCCCCTGTGGACCGAGTGGAACGGCAAGTACCGCGACACCGTACGGGACCTGTGGCGCGGCGAGCCGCGCACGCTGGCGGAGTTCGCCTCGCGGCTGACCGGCTCCTCCGACCTCTATCAGGACGACGGCCGCCGTCCCCTCGCCTCCATCAACTTCGTCACCTGCCACGACGGGTTCACGCTCAACGACCTCGTCTCCTACAACAACAAGCACAACGAGGCCAACGGCGAGGACAACCGCGACGGCGAGAGCCACAACCGGTCCTGGAACTGCGGCGCCGAGGGCGACACCGACGACGCGGCCGTACTCGCGCTGCGGGCCCGTCAGAAGCGCAACTTCATCGCGACGCTGATGCTCTCCCAGGGCGTGCCGATGCTCAGCCACGGCGACGAGTTCGCGCGCACCCAGAACGGCAACAACAACGCCTACTGCCAGGACAGTGAGCTGGCCTGGGTGCCGTGGCCCGACAACGACGGCGAGCTGCTGGACTTCACGCGCGCGATGGTGTGGCTGCGCCGCGACCATCCGGTCTTCCGGCGGCGCCGGTTCTTCCACGGCCGCCCCGTCCAGGGCACCCACGACGAGCTGTCCGACATCGCGTGGTTCACCCCGGCGGGCACCGAGATGACCCAGCGCGACTGGGGGTCCACGCAGGCGCAGGCGCTGTCGGTCTTCCTCAACGGCAACGCGATCTCCGAGCCGGGCCCGCGCGGTGAGCACATCGCCGACGACTCCTTCCTGCTGATGTTCAACGCCTCACCCAAGCCCCTGGAGTTCGTGGTTCCGGTCAACCACGGGCGGCAGTGGCAGGTGGTCGTCGACACGGCCCTCCCGGACGGGGTGGCGGCGGGCACGGGCGCGAAGGTCCAGGCCGGCGACCGGCTGACCCTGCTCGACCGAAGCCTGACCGTGCTGCAACGGCCCGCGTAG